A portion of the Candidatus Methylomirabilota bacterium genome contains these proteins:
- a CDS encoding crotonase/enoyl-CoA hydratase family protein — translation MERPAVRRETNGPVTTIILDRPDRRNAVDPPTATALRAAFREFERDGAARVAVFWGAGGTFCAGFDLKAAAAAPRRYPRPYGEGPMGPSRMRLGKPVLAAVSGYAVAGGLELALWCDLRVMEDTATFGVFCRRWGVPLVDGGTIRLARLIGMSRALDLILTGRPVGAAEAERI, via the coding sequence ATGGAGCGACCGGCGGTGCGACGCGAGACGAACGGCCCGGTGACGACGATCATCCTCGACCGCCCCGACCGGCGCAACGCCGTGGACCCGCCCACCGCGACCGCGCTGCGAGCCGCATTCCGCGAGTTCGAGCGTGACGGCGCGGCGCGCGTCGCCGTGTTCTGGGGCGCCGGCGGCACGTTCTGCGCGGGCTTCGACCTGAAGGCCGCCGCCGCGGCTCCGCGGAGATACCCCCGCCCCTACGGCGAGGGGCCGATGGGCCCGTCGCGGATGCGGCTCGGCAAGCCCGTGCTCGCCGCCGTCTCGGGCTACGCCGTCGCGGGCGGCCTCGAGCTGGCGCTCTGGTGCGATCTCCGCGTGATGGAGGACACCGCGACCTTCGGCGTCTTCTGCCGCCGGTGGGGCGTGCCGCTCGTCGACGGCGGGACGATCAGGCTCGCACGGCTAATCGGCATGAGCCGGGCGCTCGACCTGATCCTCACGGGCAGGCCCGTGGGCGCGGCCGAGGCGGAGCGCATCG